The following nucleotide sequence is from Gallaecimonas pentaromativorans.
GGCCAGGGCTTTGGCAGGTAAAGAGGCGCGCCAGCGCACCAGATAACCCCCAGCACGCCCAGGTAGCCAAAACTATTGAAGCTAAACAGTGCCACGGCCGAGGCCCCGGCCAGCAGCCAGCCCCAGCGGCCGTGCCAGTGGGCGCACTGCAACACAAAGCCGAAGAAGAAAAGCAGCATCAGCCCCAGGGCCAGCATGGAGCTGCCCTGGGTTGCCATAAAGCCAATCACCACCAGCCAGGTCAAAGAGCCGGCCAGGAAGTTGGCATTGCGATAGAAGTCTTTGTTCATGCGGGCATTATGGGCCAGTAACGGGTTTTGCCAATAGGCCACAAGTCACGGCAAGGCATTCTCGGCTCGTAACATTTCCGTCATGTTATACAAAATGGCGACAGGTCCGCGCAGTTCGTGACCTTGAGCACATAAGATGAAAAACATTTAACACAAACAAAGCCTTGCTTATTGACAGCTCAGTTTTTGAACTGCAATGTGAACCACTTTAGAAGGCCCTGATAAAGAGCCCAAAAACACGAACTGGCTTAACACGCCGTTAAAGAGACCCTCCTCATTCCGGCCGGTCCGGAAGACGATAAGAAGTTGTCGGGTTTCCAGGCAACAGCGGGAAGATTGACGACCATGCGCATATTCAAAGGCTCAGACAAACTGATTTACAGCCAAGCGGTGGGGACTGCGGTGATTTTGGTGGCCGCGCTTATCGCCAATAACACTCAATACCTTGGTGATATCACCGGGCCAGGCCTGATGTGGAGCTTGGCCGGGGTGCTGGCCAGCATCATGTTGGCCAACTGGCTGATGGACAACAGGGTCCACGGCCTGATGTTTGACGACGAAGCCATCGAGATACGCTACCGGCGCCGCCGCATTACCCTGAGCCGCCAGCAGATCACCCGCATCGAATCAGTGGGCAGCATCCAGGCGCCGGCCTGGTTTGTGTATACCGACGAGCAGCGCTACCTGGTGCAAACAGAGAAGTTTCCGCGCTGGATCCGCTTGCAGATCCTCGATCAGATGCAAAAATTTCGCCGCGACTTACGTTGAGGCTGGCCGGGTCAGTAAAACGACAGCCTTTGGCGTTTAGCATCGAGAGGTTCTCACTCCTGGTAACGTCCGATGCTCACTGACGAACTCTCCTTTCTCAGACCCTTTATCTATGCCGGGGCCGGTCTTATTGTGCTGGCCCTGCTGCTTTATGTCTGGCGGCGCTTGCGGCTGCGTAATGCCTACGAGCGTACCCCGTTGTTTACCGACCGCGAATTGGCCTTTTTACCACTGCTGGACGAAGCCTGTGGCCGCGATTACCGGGTCTTTGCCAAGGTGCGCTGGGCCGATGTCATTGGCGTGCAGGCCAGATTCAAGGGCAGCGACTGGCAGCGGGCCTTTAACCGCATTTGTGCCAAACGCCTCGATTTCGTGCTGTGCCGCCCCGACGACCTGGCGGTGATGCTGGTGCTGGAATTGCTGCCTGAAGGCAAACCGAGCCGCGACCGCAAAAAGCGCGACAAACAGCTCATCAAGATTTGCGAAAAAATCGGTCTGCCCCTTATTCAGCTTGATGTGAGCAACAATACCCGGGCTATTGATATTCGCGCCCGTATCGAACAAGCCCTCAAAGGCCGTAAGCCAGAGCCGGTGCTGGCCCGTTCAAGTAACGCTGCCGCTGAACCGGATACCCCCATCCCCCCGCAGCAAAGCGTCGCCGAGCCGCAGGCCCCGGTTCAAATCCAAGAGGATGACGAGTCGCTGCCGCCGCTGATGGCCAGCCGCCAGACAGCAGAAGAGGCCCTGGTGGAGATAAGCAGCGACGCCCCTATTGAGCGGGCCGAGAAGCACTGCCCCAAGTGCGACAGCCCCATGCAAAAGCGCACCGTCAGCAAAGGCCAATACCAGGGCCAGGTGTTTTGGACCTGCGCCAACTACCCCCTTTGCAAAACGGTGCTACCGGTTGACCAAGACAAGCCCAAAGCCCGGGAAGTGACCAGCGAAGGGCTCTTTACCCTGCGCGCCTCCCGCTGATTTCCCCCAAGGCGCCACCGGCGCCTTTTTATGGCGATTTTTCCGCCAGGGCCATTGCTCCTGTCACACAAAATCAGTAGGCTTGCGCCCCTTATTAACTAAGGGGTATCCCAGAGTGCTGACCACCGCCAATATCACCATGCAGTTCGGCGACAAGCCGCTTTTCGAAAACATCTCCGTCAAGTTTGGTGAGGGCAACCGTTATGGCCTGATCGGTGCCAACGGCTGTGGTAAGTCCACCTTCATGAAGATCCTCACCGGTGAACTGGAACCCAGCGCCGGTAACGTCTCCCTGGCCCCCCACACCCGCATGGCCAAACTGGGCCAGGACCAGTTCGCCTTCGAAGACTTTTCCGTTATCGACACCGTGGTGATGGGCCATGCCGAGCTGTGGGCCATCAAGGCCGAGCGCGACCGCATCTACAGTCTGCCGGAGATGAGCGAAGAAGACGGCATGAAGGTGGCAGACTTGGAGGTGCAGTTTGCCGAGATGGACGGCTACAGCGCCGAAGCGCGCGCCGGTGAGCTGCTGCTGGGTCTGGGCATTCCCCTTGAGCAACACTACGGCCTGATGGCCGCCGTCGCCCCCGGCCTCAAGGTACGGGTGCTGCTGGCCCAGGTACTGTTCTCCAACCCCGAGGTGATGTTGCTGGACGAACCGACCAACAACTTGGACATCCACACCATCCGCTGGCTTGAAGGGGTGCTCACCGAGCGCGACTCCACCATGATCATCATCTCCCACGACCGCCACTTCTTAAACCAGGTGTGCACCCACATGGCAGACATGGACTACGGTGAGCTGCGCCTCTATCCGGGCAACTACGACGAATACATGACCGCCGCCGAACAGTCTCGCGAGCGCCTGTTGGCCGACAACGCCAAGAAGAAAGCGCAAATCGCCGAGCTGCAGACCTTCGTCAGCCGCTTCTCGGCCAACGCTTCCAAGGCCAAGCAGGCCACCAGCCGCGCCAAGCTGATTGATAAAATTCAACTGGAAGAGGTCAAACCCTCTTCCCGCCAGAGCCCCTTTATTCGCTTCGAGCAGGCCAAACAGCTCTATCGTCAGGCG
It contains:
- a CDS encoding DUF2726 domain-containing protein, yielding MLTDELSFLRPFIYAGAGLIVLALLLYVWRRLRLRNAYERTPLFTDRELAFLPLLDEACGRDYRVFAKVRWADVIGVQARFKGSDWQRAFNRICAKRLDFVLCRPDDLAVMLVLELLPEGKPSRDRKKRDKQLIKICEKIGLPLIQLDVSNNTRAIDIRARIEQALKGRKPEPVLARSSNAAAEPDTPIPPQQSVAEPQAPVQIQEDDESLPPLMASRQTAEEALVEISSDAPIERAEKHCPKCDSPMQKRTVSKGQYQGQVFWTCANYPLCKTVLPVDQDKPKAREVTSEGLFTLRASR
- a CDS encoding ABC-F family ATPase, which translates into the protein MLTTANITMQFGDKPLFENISVKFGEGNRYGLIGANGCGKSTFMKILTGELEPSAGNVSLAPHTRMAKLGQDQFAFEDFSVIDTVVMGHAELWAIKAERDRIYSLPEMSEEDGMKVADLEVQFAEMDGYSAEARAGELLLGLGIPLEQHYGLMAAVAPGLKVRVLLAQVLFSNPEVMLLDEPTNNLDIHTIRWLEGVLTERDSTMIIISHDRHFLNQVCTHMADMDYGELRLYPGNYDEYMTAAEQSRERLLADNAKKKAQIAELQTFVSRFSANASKAKQATSRAKLIDKIQLEEVKPSSRQSPFIRFEQAKQLYRQALQVENLAQGYDGTLLFKDFKLNVEVGERIAIIGANGVGKSTLLNTLAGVMEPKEGAIKWSENANIGFYAQDHADDFAMDTNLMDWMAQWQQEGDDEQTLRAALGRMLFGQSDIKKKVKVLSGGEQGRMLIGKLMMHKPNILLMDEPTNHMDMESIEALNLALEHYKGTLLFVSHDRQFVSSLATRIIEVTPTGIKDYLGSYDDYLKAQGINEMR